A region of Pseudomonas sp. Marseille-Q3773 DNA encodes the following proteins:
- a CDS encoding PAAR domain-containing protein produces the protein MKPVILIGHRHVCPLHGSNQVESGSSAYTFNGKPVARVGDRTTCGAVIISGAAHFMIEGAAVARKGDRTDHGGVLEEGDAGWMLD, from the coding sequence ATGAAACCCGTGATCCTCATAGGCCATCGGCATGTCTGCCCGCTGCATGGTTCCAACCAGGTGGAAAGCGGCAGTTCCGCATACACCTTCAATGGCAAGCCGGTCGCCAGAGTGGGGGACCGCACCACGTGTGGTGCCGTAATAATCAGTGGTGCTGCGCACTTCATGATTGAAGGTGCAGCGGTGGCGCGCAAAGGCGATCGAACCGACCATGGTGGTGTGCTGGAAGAGGGCGATGCTGGCTGGATGCTGGATTGA
- a CDS encoding LysR family transcriptional regulator, whose protein sequence is MNIASKDFNLLYLFHVLYQERNATLAAQRMALSQPALSHKLNKLRHQFGDPLFVRAPRGLTPTPRAHELAPQVERLVVSLEGFYERCEGRDFLARPARLHLYSTDYVEQTLLPGLLPILRSEAPNLTLVTHNTRGQLPREALEKGTCDLAVAGFYTDLPDTFHQQRLLSEPLVVLASRSHPGLEKGLDLDAFLASDHLLTTLTGDLDGLVDRALYSQGKQRRVVAGLSSFIAPARLLRGTDLLLTCLRSLAVEAIARDDQLVMYPLPLALPVIDVMQIWHERTHADPLRRWFRQQLWAVAQHAAISTGNNS, encoded by the coding sequence ATGAATATCGCCAGCAAGGACTTCAACCTGCTGTACCTGTTTCATGTGCTGTACCAGGAACGCAACGCCACCCTCGCCGCCCAACGCATGGCGCTGAGCCAGCCCGCGCTCAGCCACAAGCTCAACAAGCTGCGCCACCAGTTTGGCGACCCCTTGTTCGTGCGCGCGCCGCGCGGCCTGACCCCAACACCGCGCGCCCACGAACTGGCGCCGCAGGTGGAGCGCTTGGTGGTGAGCCTGGAAGGTTTCTATGAGCGCTGCGAAGGCCGGGACTTTCTCGCCCGCCCGGCCCGCCTGCACCTGTACAGCACCGACTATGTCGAACAGACGCTGCTACCCGGACTGCTGCCGATCCTGCGCAGCGAGGCGCCGAACCTGACCTTGGTCACCCACAACACCCGCGGCCAGCTACCCCGCGAAGCGCTTGAGAAAGGCACCTGTGACCTCGCCGTTGCCGGGTTCTATACCGACCTGCCAGACACCTTTCACCAACAGCGCCTGCTCAGCGAACCGCTGGTGGTGCTGGCGTCACGCAGCCATCCAGGCCTGGAGAAAGGCCTGGACCTCGACGCATTCCTCGCCAGCGACCACCTGCTCACCACCCTCACCGGCGACCTCGATGGCCTGGTCGACCGCGCATTGTACAGCCAGGGCAAGCAGCGCCGGGTGGTGGCAGGCCTGTCGAGTTTCATCGCCCCGGCGCGCCTGCTGCGCGGCACCGACCTGCTGCTGACCTGCCTGCGCTCGCTGGCCGTCGAAGCCATCGCACGCGATGACCAGCTGGTCATGTACCCGCTGCCGCTGGCGCTGCCGGTGATCGACGTGATGCAGATCTGGCACGAGCGCACCCATGCCGATCCCCTGCGGCGGTGGTTCCGCCAACAGCTCTGGGCGGTGGCCCAGCACGCGGCGATCAGCACGGGTAACAATTCCTAA
- a CDS encoding DUF6708 domain-containing protein encodes MKNKPRILSERALCWSYDLPDVGSDAVPRLSFEDIDPSPNYCDDVCLELPRSTVSLRGIAVLIGGPSLAFSVVAFIYMHWRFVDVYWSDNWVVNILTSLALLVGMWATATYVKMDLLLPRDEPIRFNRLRRKIYLYQFRFHYIYLFSRKHWGVKPVAYNWDDVTAEVYRVYAPGHGGLIENVMLSVRNPDTNEVIDRVFFTHDLRRGEAYWAIARLFMQQGPQALPKFDHPPRDWNDDDGLSHMHCLAPKVLWPEDIDRESRTAPSVGETR; translated from the coding sequence ATGAAAAATAAGCCCAGGATTCTCTCGGAGCGAGCTTTGTGTTGGAGTTATGATTTGCCTGACGTTGGTTCGGATGCAGTTCCACGCTTAAGCTTTGAAGATATAGATCCGTCGCCAAACTATTGTGACGACGTATGCCTAGAACTTCCCCGATCCACTGTCAGTTTGCGTGGCATCGCAGTACTGATAGGAGGGCCGAGCCTTGCTTTTTCTGTAGTTGCATTTATCTACATGCACTGGAGGTTTGTAGATGTCTACTGGTCGGATAATTGGGTCGTTAACATCCTCACATCGCTAGCGCTTCTGGTTGGCATGTGGGCTACTGCGACATATGTAAAGATGGACCTGCTGCTCCCGCGGGACGAACCCATACGCTTCAACCGCTTGCGACGCAAAATCTATCTCTATCAATTCAGATTCCACTACATCTATCTATTCAGCCGCAAACACTGGGGCGTAAAACCGGTCGCCTACAACTGGGACGACGTAACCGCCGAAGTCTACCGAGTCTACGCCCCTGGCCACGGTGGCCTGATCGAAAACGTCATGCTGTCGGTCCGCAACCCGGACACCAATGAAGTCATTGACCGCGTGTTCTTCACCCATGACCTCCGCCGCGGCGAAGCCTATTGGGCCATCGCCCGGCTGTTCATGCAGCAAGGCCCTCAGGCCCTGCCAAAGTTCGACCACCCACCCCGCGACTGGAACGATGACGATGGCCTGAGCCACATGCACTGCCTGGCGCCAAAGGTTCTTTGGCCGGAAGACATTGACCGTGAATCCCGTACTGCCCCGTCTGTAGGAGAGACCCGATGA
- a CDS encoding TIGR03915 family putative DNA repair protein has translation MGMIALDCDDLFATWREQARVLLGHGVDPAEVTWSQGPMADLLAIPTPLPQGPGPFRAKVPAALLALLEQAARYRGEQRWNLLYEVLWRVAHGDRTAMLAGDRLGSELHRRIKQVSREAHHLHAFVRFVPLPDAVAAHLQLDLVAYHEPAHDILESASPHFADRLGRLRWLIATPRDGIRFDGQAFEYHRQCPEAWRHCARNADDPGAELWRTYYRHTFNPARLNPDALRLHMPGRFWRHLPEGMLIPQLEGLARQGKQRDGQALEVAARAGKQISKPARSG, from the coding sequence GTGGGGATGATCGCGCTGGACTGCGATGACCTGTTCGCAACCTGGCGTGAGCAGGCGCGCGTGCTGCTAGGGCATGGTGTCGATCCCGCGGAAGTCACCTGGTCGCAAGGGCCGATGGCTGACTTGCTGGCCATACCGACACCGCTTCCGCAAGGCCCCGGTCCGTTCCGGGCCAAGGTACCGGCGGCCCTGCTGGCCCTGCTGGAACAGGCCGCACGCTACCGTGGCGAGCAACGCTGGAACCTGCTGTACGAGGTGCTCTGGCGTGTGGCCCACGGCGACCGCACCGCGATGCTGGCGGGGGATCGGCTGGGCAGCGAACTGCATCGGCGGATCAAGCAGGTCAGCCGCGAGGCGCATCACTTGCACGCCTTTGTACGTTTCGTGCCGTTGCCGGACGCCGTGGCGGCCCACCTGCAGCTGGACCTTGTGGCTTACCACGAGCCGGCCCACGACATCCTCGAAAGCGCCAGCCCGCACTTCGCCGACCGCCTGGGGCGCCTGCGCTGGCTGATCGCCACCCCGCGCGACGGCATACGCTTCGACGGCCAGGCGTTCGAATACCATCGGCAGTGTCCCGAAGCCTGGCGCCACTGTGCGCGCAACGCCGATGACCCGGGTGCCGAGCTATGGCGCACCTATTACCGCCATACCTTCAACCCTGCCCGCCTCAACCCCGATGCCTTGCGTCTGCACATGCCGGGACGATTCTGGCGGCACTTGCCGGAGGGCATGCTGATACCCCAGCTCGAAGGTCTGGCGCGCCAGGGTAAGCAACGCGACGGCCAGGCGCTGGAAGTTGCGGCCCGGGCCGGCAAACAGATCAGCAAGCCAGCGCGGTCGGGATAG
- a CDS encoding putative DNA modification/repair radical SAM protein codes for MQLIAKLGILADAAKYDASCASSGAPKRNSRGGDGLGATNGMGICHSYPPDGRCVSLLKVLLTNFCLYACQYCVNRRSSNVPRARFTPEEVVRLTLDFYRRNCISGLFLSSGIIRSADYTMEQLIRVARLLREEHHFRGYIHLKTIPDADPLLIEEAGRLADRLSVNIELPTDASLKRLAPEKQAHTIRQAMGVIHQGQQAVANEPKAPRFTPAGQSTQVIVGADNTDDSTLLRNAESLYQGYGLKRVYYSAFSPIPDSPGSVPLAAPPLLREHRLYQADFLLRGYGYQAGELLGQGDNLALDIDPKLAWALANREVFPLDVNRAEPALLARIPGIGLRSVQRLVALRRERRIRYDDLIQLRCVLDKARPFIVTSDYRPAQAELRSGLLRARLREPQAPVQMGLWG; via the coding sequence ATGCAACTCATTGCCAAACTCGGCATCCTCGCCGACGCCGCCAAGTACGACGCCTCCTGCGCCAGCAGCGGCGCGCCCAAGCGCAATTCGCGGGGTGGGGATGGCCTGGGTGCCACCAACGGCATGGGCATCTGCCACAGCTACCCCCCCGATGGCCGCTGCGTGTCGCTGCTCAAGGTGCTGTTGACCAACTTCTGCCTGTACGCCTGCCAGTACTGCGTGAACCGCCGCTCCAGCAACGTGCCCCGCGCCCGTTTCACCCCCGAGGAAGTGGTGCGCCTGACCCTGGATTTCTACCGGCGCAACTGCATCAGCGGTCTGTTCCTCAGTTCCGGCATCATCCGCTCGGCCGACTACACCATGGAGCAGTTGATCCGCGTGGCCCGGCTGCTGCGTGAAGAACACCACTTTCGCGGCTACATCCACCTCAAGACCATTCCCGATGCCGACCCGCTGTTGATCGAAGAGGCCGGTCGCCTGGCCGACCGCCTCAGTGTCAACATCGAACTGCCCACCGACGCCAGCCTGAAGCGCCTGGCGCCGGAAAAGCAGGCCCACACCATTCGCCAGGCAATGGGCGTCATCCACCAGGGCCAGCAAGCCGTGGCCAACGAACCCAAGGCTCCGCGCTTCACTCCCGCCGGGCAGAGCACCCAGGTGATCGTCGGTGCCGACAATACCGACGACAGCACCCTGCTGCGCAACGCCGAGTCGCTGTACCAGGGCTACGGTCTCAAGCGCGTTTACTACTCCGCCTTCAGCCCGATCCCCGACAGCCCGGGCAGCGTGCCCCTGGCGGCACCGCCGCTGCTGCGCGAGCACCGCCTGTACCAGGCCGACTTCCTGTTGCGTGGTTATGGCTACCAGGCCGGGGAGCTGCTCGGCCAAGGCGACAACCTGGCATTGGACATCGACCCCAAGCTGGCCTGGGCACTGGCCAACCGCGAGGTCTTTCCGCTGGATGTGAACCGCGCTGAACCCGCGCTGCTGGCGCGCATTCCGGGTATCGGCCTGCGCAGCGTCCAGCGCCTGGTCGCGCTGCGACGCGAGCGGCGCATCCGCTATGACGACCTGATCCAGCTGCGTTGCGTGCTGGACAAGGCGCGGCCGTTCATTGTCACCAGCGACTACCGCCCGGCCCAGGCCGAGCTGCGCAGCGGCCTGTTGCGGGCCCGCCTGCGCGAGCCACAGGCACCCGTGCAGATGGGGTTGTGGGGATGA
- a CDS encoding UDP-glucose/GDP-mannose dehydrogenase family protein, whose protein sequence is MKVTVFGTGYVGLTQAVCLAQVGHSVLCMDVDAARVAALNEGHCPIFEPGLAPMLVNNLACGRLRFTTDASEAANYARLQFIAVGTPPQADGSADLRHVFAVVDSILEHADAPKVIVNKSTVPVGTVHRIKARIAQTVGDTRRFQVISNPEFLKEGSAVDDCMRPERIIIGGAEPAEVELLRELYLPFSRNREKLMVMDARSAELTKYAANCMLATKISFINEIANLAEHLGADIEMVRRGIGSDPRIGYDFIYAGCGFGGSCFPKDLQALRRSAEAEGFEPQLLRAVESVNERQKGRLFSKIQRHYPGGVRGKVFALWGLSFKPNTNDIREASSRVLLEALWAAGARVQAHDPQAMDEIQRHYGTRRDLRLVPCKDDALRGADALVIVTEWQEYRVLDLDKVLQQLADRVVFDGRNLFEPEHMAAAGLTYYGIGRGQGQPACRY, encoded by the coding sequence ATGAAGGTCACGGTTTTCGGTACCGGTTATGTTGGCCTCACTCAGGCAGTGTGCCTGGCCCAGGTGGGGCATTCGGTGCTGTGCATGGATGTCGACGCCGCGCGGGTCGCCGCCCTGAATGAAGGCCACTGTCCGATTTTCGAGCCGGGCCTCGCGCCAATGCTGGTGAACAACCTGGCTTGTGGTCGGCTGCGCTTCACCACCGACGCCAGCGAAGCGGCCAACTATGCCAGGTTACAGTTCATCGCGGTCGGCACCCCGCCGCAGGCTGATGGCAGCGCCGACCTCAGGCACGTGTTCGCAGTGGTCGACAGCATCCTCGAACATGCCGACGCTCCTAAGGTGATCGTCAACAAATCAACCGTCCCCGTCGGCACGGTGCACCGCATCAAGGCGCGCATCGCCCAGACCGTGGGTGACACTCGCCGCTTCCAGGTCATCAGCAACCCAGAGTTCCTCAAGGAGGGCTCCGCCGTGGACGATTGCATGCGCCCGGAGCGCATCATCATCGGTGGCGCGGAACCTGCCGAGGTGGAACTGCTGCGCGAGCTGTACCTGCCGTTCAGCCGCAACCGCGAAAAGCTCATGGTCATGGACGCACGCAGCGCCGAGCTGACCAAGTACGCGGCCAACTGCATGCTGGCGACCAAGATCTCGTTCATCAACGAAATCGCCAACCTGGCCGAGCACCTGGGCGCCGACATCGAGATGGTGCGCCGTGGCATCGGTTCTGATCCGCGCATCGGCTACGACTTCATCTATGCCGGCTGCGGCTTCGGTGGCTCGTGCTTCCCCAAGGATCTGCAGGCCCTGCGCCGCAGCGCCGAGGCCGAAGGCTTCGAGCCGCAGCTGTTGCGTGCGGTGGAGTCGGTCAACGAGCGGCAAAAGGGCCGGCTGTTCAGCAAGATCCAGCGCCATTACCCAGGTGGCGTGCGGGGCAAGGTCTTTGCCTTGTGGGGACTGTCGTTCAAGCCCAACACCAACGACATTCGCGAAGCCTCCAGCCGGGTGCTGCTGGAAGCATTGTGGGCCGCCGGTGCGCGGGTACAGGCGCATGACCCACAGGCCATGGACGAGATCCAGCGGCACTATGGCACGCGCCGCGACCTGCGCCTGGTGCCCTGCAAGGACGATGCGCTACGCGGCGCCGATGCCTTGGTGATCGTCACCGAATGGCAGGAATACCGCGTACTCGACCTGGACAAGGTGCTCCAGCAATTGGCCGACCGCGTGGTATTCGACGGGCGCAACCTGTTCGAGCCGGAGCACATGGCCGCCGCTGGCCTGACTTACTACGGCATCGGCCGTGGCCAGGGGCAACCCGCATGCCGGTACTGA